A window of the Candidatus Binatia bacterium genome harbors these coding sequences:
- a CDS encoding HNH endonuclease, with product MPSYGKPCRVPGCPGLGGACDRHAKAVEERRGSRQARGYDAVWERVRRRYLSRHPICCLCGAMAVVADHYPTSRRDLVAAGVPDPDAEHRLRPLCLPCHRVETNRHQPGGWNAR from the coding sequence GTGCCAAGCTACGGCAAACCCTGCCGGGTACCCGGCTGCCCCGGCCTCGGCGGCGCGTGCGACCGCCACGCCAAGGCCGTCGAGGAACGTCGCGGCAGCCGGCAGGCCCGCGGCTACGACGCCGTCTGGGAGCGGGTCCGCCGTCGCTACCTCAGCCGGCACCCGATCTGCTGTCTCTGCGGCGCGATGGCCGTGGTCGCCGACCACTACCCGACCAGCCGCCGCGACCTGGTCGCGGCCGGTGTACCCGATCCCGATGCCGAGCACCGGCTACGTCCACTGTGCCTGCCCTGCCACCGGGTGGAGACCAACCGCCACCAGCCCGGAGGATGGAACGCCCGGTGA
- a CDS encoding BldC family transcriptional regulator, translated as MNAPDEFPNAEDLMTPGEVADVFRVDPKTVGRWAKEGRLDAIRTIGGHRRFRRSQIRAILNAPPPVDTRWPRRPPVGRQESA; from the coding sequence ATGAACGCGCCCGACGAGTTCCCCAACGCCGAAGACCTGATGACCCCCGGCGAGGTCGCCGACGTGTTCCGGGTCGACCCGAAGACCGTGGGCCGCTGGGCCAAGGAGGGTCGCCTGGACGCGATCCGCACCATCGGCGGGCACCGCCGCTTCCGCCGCTCCCAGATCCGCGCCATCCTCAACGCGCCGCCGCCGGTCGACACCCGCTGGCCACGGCGCCCGCCGGTCGGCCGGCAGGAGTCCGCATGA
- a CDS encoding helix-turn-helix transcriptional regulator, translating into MTRDPLLVHLRNLRLDRGMSIEDLATLLKISKATLGSWERDERHVSYAELTRWAHQLGVRPVLLPLDDTDYGAVVDVLRGLATLVALKPSVDALAGAVRIAKVASTVDSRIERLAAAA; encoded by the coding sequence ATGACCAGAGACCCGCTTCTCGTCCACCTGCGCAACTTGCGCCTTGACCGGGGCATGTCCATCGAGGACCTGGCCACCCTGCTCAAGATCTCCAAGGCGACCCTCGGGTCCTGGGAGCGCGACGAGCGACACGTCTCGTACGCCGAGCTGACCCGGTGGGCTCACCAGCTCGGCGTACGCCCGGTGCTGCTGCCGCTCGACGACACCGACTACGGCGCCGTGGTCGACGTGCTGCGCGGCCTGGCCACCCTGGTCGCGCTTAAGCCCAGCGTGGACGCGCTGGCCGGCGCGGTCCGCATCGCCAAGGTCGCCTCCACCGTGGACAGCCGCATCGAGCGACTGGCGGCAGCCGCATGA
- a CDS encoding Holliday junction resolvase — protein sequence MAAAPVALATPEPDPGGSGSGRWGRNRTNYARGAYFERTVAAALTGDGYVVYRAAGSHGKADLVALKAGEVLLVQCKLPGPGGVPPGEWNALYEVAVRVGALPIVAYRPGRSGVAYLRMTGPKLRRTRLAPAAAWSPDQVGTQPLPPQRPGNVSDFSA from the coding sequence GTGGCTGCTGCACCTGTAGCCCTCGCCACGCCCGAGCCGGACCCCGGCGGGTCCGGCTCGGGCCGGTGGGGGCGCAACCGCACCAACTACGCCCGCGGCGCGTACTTCGAGCGCACCGTGGCCGCCGCACTGACCGGCGACGGGTACGTGGTGTACCGGGCGGCCGGTAGCCACGGCAAGGCGGACCTGGTCGCGCTCAAGGCCGGCGAGGTGCTGCTGGTGCAGTGCAAGCTGCCCGGCCCCGGCGGCGTGCCGCCGGGCGAGTGGAACGCGCTGTACGAGGTCGCGGTCCGGGTCGGTGCGCTGCCCATCGTGGCGTACCGGCCCGGCCGCAGCGGCGTGGCGTACCTGCGGATGACCGGGCCGAAGTTGCGCCGCACCCGACTGGCCCCGGCCGCTGCGTGGAGCCCCGATCAGGTCGGGACCCAACCCCTACCACCACAGCGCCCTGGAAACGTCTCAGATTTCTCTGCCTGA